A DNA window from Oncorhynchus tshawytscha isolate Ot180627B linkage group LG13, Otsh_v2.0, whole genome shotgun sequence contains the following coding sequences:
- the LOC112265605 gene encoding protein Aster-B isoform X6 has product MATSTASNSNRSTPACSPVLHPKRSRSPTPQSLEPGENMVEKGHSDHSDKSPSTPEQVVQRTYSLQSARSGGKNSKSHKRHSKYNRLNLIKKSQSWYNHERQHILRVLSPTYKQRNEDFRKLFKQLPDTERLIVDYSCALQRDILLQGRLYLSENWICFYSNIFRWETLLTVRLKDICTMTKEKTARLIPNAIQVSTDGDKHFLTSFGARDRTYMMMFRLWQNALLDKPLCPKELWHFVHQCYGNELGLTSDDEDYVPPDDDFNTMGFCEEIPNEENEISNDNLSKSSAEAKHEGSPPSIHKKCIITNSTISSTISSEPLSVSLSDIIEYDLPPDEYIDCLPNGELLALPLVLEQRLAEASGLVPSTSLDFNDNEDIPTELSDSSETHDEAGEVQAFHDDLKGRQYIDEVYKFSVDKMYDILFTESQFMTDFMEQRRFSDIVFHSWKKDDAAGNQTREIMYTISLSNPLAPKTATVTETQTLYKASHESECYIIDAEVITHDVPYHDYFYTLNRYMLTRVAKNKCRLRVSTELRYRKQPWGLVKGFIEKNFWSGLDENFRHLELELSKVEDVVLESARPSPKVKVVKTSVRRRKRPLVQLRSQHLDDALLSPVTTPTDDEVIHRIKHVGVTGSTQTRHMPEHLPGGIALYSVSKLLLIISFVICLSLVLLVLLNMMLFYKLWMLEYSAQPLTTWQGLRIHENKLPQTQMEWAQLLKSQQRYHDAELQKWREIIKSSVVLLDQMKDSLSNLQKGIDLRDYSSEAEEKRSRYH; this is encoded by the exons CACTGCCAGTAACTCCAACAGGAGCACGCCCGCTTGCTCGCCCGTCTTGCATCCTAAACGCTCACGCTCGCCCACGCCCCAGAGCCTGGAGCCTGGTGAGAACATGGTGGAGAAGGGCCACTCTGACCACTCTGACAAGTCCCCCTCCACCCCCGAGCAAGTGGTACAGCGAACCTACTCTCTGCAGTCCGCCCGCAGCGGAGGCAAGAACTCCAAG TCTCACAAGCGACATTCCAAA TATAACAGACTAAACCTGATTAAA AAGAGCCAGAGCTGGTACAAC CATGAAAGACAACACATCCTGAGA GTGTTGAGCCCCACATATAAACAGCGTAATGAGGACTTCAGGAAGCTCTTCAAGCAGCTACCGGACACAGAGCGACTCATCGTGG ATTACTCCTGCGCCCTGCAACGAGACATCCTCCTGCAGGGCCGACTCTACCTCTCAGAAAACTGGATCTGTTTTTATAGCAACATCTTCCGCTGGGAAACGCTG CTGACAGTGAGGCTGAAGGACATCTGCACCATGACAAAGGAGAAGACAGCCCGCCTCATCCCCAACGCCATCCAGGTGTCCACAGACGGTGACAAG CACTTTCTCACCTCATTTGGAGCGCGGGACAGGACCTACATGATGATGTTCAGGTTATGGCAGAATGCACTGCTGGACAAA CCCCTGTGCCCCAAAGAGCTATGGCACTTTGTCCATCAGTGTTATGGCAACGAGCTTGGCCTGACCAGTGACGACGAGGACTATGTTCCCCCTGACGACGACTTCAACACCATGGG GTTCTGTGAGGAGATTCCTAACGAGGAGAATGAGATCAGTAATGACAACTTGTCTAAGAGCAGTGCCGAGGCCAAGCACGAGGGCAGCCCTCCATCCATACACAAGAAATGCATCATCACCAACAGCACCATCAGCTCAACCATCAGCAGCGAGCCCCTCTCTGTGAGTCTCAGCGACATaatagag TATGACCTCCCTCCAGACGAATACATCGACTGCCTCCCTAACGGGGAGCTGCTGGCCTTGCCCCTGGTGCTGGAGCAGAGGCTAGCGGAGGCCAGCGGCCTGGTGCCCTCAACCTCCCTAGACTTCAACGACAATGAAGACATCCCCACCGAACTCAGTGACTCCTCAGAGACCCACGACGAGG CAGGGGAAGTGCAGGCCTTCCACGATGACCTTAAAGGGAGACAGTACATCGATGAGGTTTACAAGTTCAGTGTGGACAAGATGTACGACATCCTCTTCACAGAATCCCAGTTTATGACCGACTTCATGGAGCAGCGCAGGTTCTCTG ATATAGTGTTTCACTCCTGGAAGAAGGACGACGCAGCGGGGAACCAGACGAGAGAGATCATGTACACCATCTCCCTGTCCAACCCGCTGGCCCCCAAGACAGCCACTgtcacagagacccagacacTGTACAAGGCTAGCCATGAGAGTGAGTGCTACATCATCGATGCTGAGGTCATCACACACGACGTGCCCTACCACGACTACTTCTACACGCTCAACCGTTACATGCTGACACGGGTGGCCAAGAACAAGTGCCGTTTAAG GGTGTCCACTGAGCTGCGTTACAGAAAACAGCCATGGGGATTAGTGAAGGGCTTCATCGAGAAGAACTTCTGGAGCGGGCTGGACGAGAACTTCCGCCATCTTG AGTTGGAGCTGTCGAAGGTGGAGGATGTGGTGTTGGAGTCGGCCCGGCCCTCTCCCAAGGTCAAGGTGGTGAAGACGTCTGTGAGGCGGAGGAAAAGACCACTGGTCCAATTACGGAGCCAGCACCTGGACGACGCCCTCCTCAGCCCTGTCACCACGCCAACCGACGACGAGGTCATCCACCGCATCAAACATGTGGGCGTGACAG GTTCCACTCAGACCAGGCACATGCCTGAGCACCTCCCTGGAGGCATTGCCCTCTACAGTGTCTCCAAACTGCTGCTCATCATCAGCTTTGT GATCTGTCTAAG cctGGTTTTGCTGGTGTTGCTCAACATGATGCTGTTCTATAAGCTGTGGATGCTGGAGTATTCTGCACAGCCTCTTACCACCTGGCAAGGGCTGCGGATACATGAGAA TAAACTGCCCCAGACGCAAATGGAGTGGGCCCAGCTCCTGAAGTCCCAACAGCGTTACCATGATGCTGAGCTGCAGAAGTGGAGAGAGATCATCAAATCCTCCGTGGTACTATTAGACCAG ATGAAAGACTCTCTATCGAACCTTCAAAAGGGCATTGACTTAAGGGACTACAGCTCAGAAGCTGAGGAGAAAAGAAGCCGTTACCACTGA
- the LOC112265605 gene encoding protein Aster-B isoform X5, with amino-acid sequence MSRWMNSSLLLLSLYEDMEVFECVTATNGGWMFVNNVKDAVVPMIDCTASNSNRSTPACSPVLHPKRSRSPTPQSLEPGENMVEKGHSDHSDKSPSTPEQVVQRTYSLQSARSGGKNSKSHKRHSKYNRLNLIKKSQSWYNHERQHILRVLSPTYKQRNEDFRKLFKQLPDTERLIVDYSCALQRDILLQGRLYLSENWICFYSNIFRWETLLTVRLKDICTMTKEKTARLIPNAIQVSTDGDKHFLTSFGARDRTYMMMFRLWQNALLDKPLCPKELWHFVHQCYGNELGLTSDDEDYVPPDDDFNTMGFCEEIPNEENEISNDNLSKSSAEAKHEGSPPSIHKKCIITNSTISSTISSEPLSVSLSDIIEYDLPPDEYIDCLPNGELLALPLVLEQRLAEASGLVPSTSLDFNDNEDIPTELSDSSETHDEAGEVQAFHDDLKGRQYIDEVYKFSVDKMYDILFTESQFMTDFMEQRRFSDIVFHSWKKDDAAGNQTREIMYTISLSNPLAPKTATVTETQTLYKASHESECYIIDAEVITHDVPYHDYFYTLNRYMLTRVAKNKCRLRVSTELRYRKQPWGLVKGFIEKNFWSGLDENFRHLELELSKVEDVVLESARPSPKVKVVKTSVRRRKRPLVQLRSQHLDDALLSPVTTPTDDEVIHRIKHVGVTGSTQTRHMPEHLPGGIALYSVSKLLLIISFVICLSLVLLVLLNMMLFYKLWMLEYSAQPLTTWQGLRIHENKLPQTQMEWAQLLKSQQRYHDAELQKWREIIKSSVVLLDQMKDSLSNLQKGIDLRDYSSEAEEKRSRYH; translated from the exons CACTGCCAGTAACTCCAACAGGAGCACGCCCGCTTGCTCGCCCGTCTTGCATCCTAAACGCTCACGCTCGCCCACGCCCCAGAGCCTGGAGCCTGGTGAGAACATGGTGGAGAAGGGCCACTCTGACCACTCTGACAAGTCCCCCTCCACCCCCGAGCAAGTGGTACAGCGAACCTACTCTCTGCAGTCCGCCCGCAGCGGAGGCAAGAACTCCAAG TCTCACAAGCGACATTCCAAA TATAACAGACTAAACCTGATTAAA AAGAGCCAGAGCTGGTACAAC CATGAAAGACAACACATCCTGAGA GTGTTGAGCCCCACATATAAACAGCGTAATGAGGACTTCAGGAAGCTCTTCAAGCAGCTACCGGACACAGAGCGACTCATCGTGG ATTACTCCTGCGCCCTGCAACGAGACATCCTCCTGCAGGGCCGACTCTACCTCTCAGAAAACTGGATCTGTTTTTATAGCAACATCTTCCGCTGGGAAACGCTG CTGACAGTGAGGCTGAAGGACATCTGCACCATGACAAAGGAGAAGACAGCCCGCCTCATCCCCAACGCCATCCAGGTGTCCACAGACGGTGACAAG CACTTTCTCACCTCATTTGGAGCGCGGGACAGGACCTACATGATGATGTTCAGGTTATGGCAGAATGCACTGCTGGACAAA CCCCTGTGCCCCAAAGAGCTATGGCACTTTGTCCATCAGTGTTATGGCAACGAGCTTGGCCTGACCAGTGACGACGAGGACTATGTTCCCCCTGACGACGACTTCAACACCATGGG GTTCTGTGAGGAGATTCCTAACGAGGAGAATGAGATCAGTAATGACAACTTGTCTAAGAGCAGTGCCGAGGCCAAGCACGAGGGCAGCCCTCCATCCATACACAAGAAATGCATCATCACCAACAGCACCATCAGCTCAACCATCAGCAGCGAGCCCCTCTCTGTGAGTCTCAGCGACATaatagag TATGACCTCCCTCCAGACGAATACATCGACTGCCTCCCTAACGGGGAGCTGCTGGCCTTGCCCCTGGTGCTGGAGCAGAGGCTAGCGGAGGCCAGCGGCCTGGTGCCCTCAACCTCCCTAGACTTCAACGACAATGAAGACATCCCCACCGAACTCAGTGACTCCTCAGAGACCCACGACGAGG CAGGGGAAGTGCAGGCCTTCCACGATGACCTTAAAGGGAGACAGTACATCGATGAGGTTTACAAGTTCAGTGTGGACAAGATGTACGACATCCTCTTCACAGAATCCCAGTTTATGACCGACTTCATGGAGCAGCGCAGGTTCTCTG ATATAGTGTTTCACTCCTGGAAGAAGGACGACGCAGCGGGGAACCAGACGAGAGAGATCATGTACACCATCTCCCTGTCCAACCCGCTGGCCCCCAAGACAGCCACTgtcacagagacccagacacTGTACAAGGCTAGCCATGAGAGTGAGTGCTACATCATCGATGCTGAGGTCATCACACACGACGTGCCCTACCACGACTACTTCTACACGCTCAACCGTTACATGCTGACACGGGTGGCCAAGAACAAGTGCCGTTTAAG GGTGTCCACTGAGCTGCGTTACAGAAAACAGCCATGGGGATTAGTGAAGGGCTTCATCGAGAAGAACTTCTGGAGCGGGCTGGACGAGAACTTCCGCCATCTTG AGTTGGAGCTGTCGAAGGTGGAGGATGTGGTGTTGGAGTCGGCCCGGCCCTCTCCCAAGGTCAAGGTGGTGAAGACGTCTGTGAGGCGGAGGAAAAGACCACTGGTCCAATTACGGAGCCAGCACCTGGACGACGCCCTCCTCAGCCCTGTCACCACGCCAACCGACGACGAGGTCATCCACCGCATCAAACATGTGGGCGTGACAG GTTCCACTCAGACCAGGCACATGCCTGAGCACCTCCCTGGAGGCATTGCCCTCTACAGTGTCTCCAAACTGCTGCTCATCATCAGCTTTGT GATCTGTCTAAG cctGGTTTTGCTGGTGTTGCTCAACATGATGCTGTTCTATAAGCTGTGGATGCTGGAGTATTCTGCACAGCCTCTTACCACCTGGCAAGGGCTGCGGATACATGAGAA TAAACTGCCCCAGACGCAAATGGAGTGGGCCCAGCTCCTGAAGTCCCAACAGCGTTACCATGATGCTGAGCTGCAGAAGTGGAGAGAGATCATCAAATCCTCCGTGGTACTATTAGACCAG ATGAAAGACTCTCTATCGAACCTTCAAAAGGGCATTGACTTAAGGGACTACAGCTCAGAAGCTGAGGAGAAAAGAAGCCGTTACCACTGA